Proteins co-encoded in one Quercus robur chromosome 8, dhQueRobu3.1, whole genome shotgun sequence genomic window:
- the LOC126694936 gene encoding NAC domain-containing protein JA2L-like codes for MGVPETDPLSQLSLPPGFRFFPTDEELLVQYLCRKVAGHHFNLQIIGDIDLYKFDPWVLPSKAIFGEKEWYFFSPRDRKYPNGSRPNRVAGSGYWKATGTDKVITTEGRKVGIKKALVFYIGKAPKGTKTNWIMHEYRLLEHSRKNGSTKLDDWVLCRIYKKNSSAQKPITTSVSTSSKEQSNDSSSSSHLDDMLDSSFPEINDSFFALPRVNSLKNFQNDEKLNFQNLGSGNFDWASLAGLNSVPELAVENQAHQPQTQGMVNYNSNDVYVPSIPQLCHVDEEVQSGLRTNSGMFQQNPNMLTQNYSNSLDPFGFRYPTQSGGFGFRQ; via the exons ATGGGTGTACCTGAGACAGACCCACTTTCTCAGCTAAGCTTGCCACCAGGATTTCGGTTCTTTCCGACTGATGAGGAGCTTTTGGTGCAATATCTATGTAGAAAAGTAGCTGGGCACCATTTCAATTTGCAAATTATTGGTGACATTGATTTGTACAAGTTTGATCCATGGGTGTTACCAA GCAAAGCTATATTTGGTGAAAAAGAATGGTATTTTTTTAGTCCTAGAGACAGGAAGTACCCAAATGGATCGAGACCAAATAGGGTTGCTGGGTCTGGTTATTGGAAGGCAACTGGGACTGACAAAGTTATCACCACCGAGGGTCGTAAAGTTGGTATTAAGAAGGCTCTAGTATTCTATATTGGAAAAGCCCCTAAAGGAACAAAAACTAATTGGATTATGCATGAGTATCGCTTATTAGAGCACTCACGAAAGAATGGAAGCACTAAG TTGGATGATTGGGTTTTATGTCGGATTTATAAGAAGAACTCGAGCGCTCAGAAGCCAATAACGACAAGTGTTTCAACTTCAAGCAAAGAACAAAGCAATGATTCATCGTCTTCATCTCACCTGGACGACATGTTGGACTCGTCGTTTCCTGAAATTAATGACAGTTTCTTCGCTTTGCCACGTGTGAATTCCCTCAAGAActttcaaaatgatgagaagctcAATTTCCAGAATCTGGGTTCTGGGAATTTCGACTGGGCCAGCCTTGCTGGGCTCAACTCGGTGCCTGAACTCGCGGTTGAAAACCAAGCTCATCAACCTCAGACTCAGGGGATGGTGAATTACAACAGTAATGACGTTTATGTCCCTTCTATCCCACAGCTTTGCCACGTGGATGAAGAGGTTCAGAGTGGACTCAGAACAAACTCGGGGATGTTTCAGCAGAACCCGAACATGTTGACTCAGAACTACTCTAACTCGCTCGACCCATTTGGGTTTCGGTACCCAACTCAATCGGGTGGGTTCGGGTTTAGGCAGTGA